One Malania oleifera isolate guangnan ecotype guangnan chromosome 10, ASM2987363v1, whole genome shotgun sequence genomic region harbors:
- the LOC131166883 gene encoding WRKY transcription factor 22, protein MDDDWDLHAVVRGCSANNAAATTASAAVVAADLRPRAWFPAFGAEQDSRFVSFPDPFEARLNAVEELQELCKPFFTKSQPPLSPQNISFSPPPLISLGALKDQTPPLAPPPPPPPPQLQKQRPKQFNVAPGTTAISTSAASTTHSSHQSSNRPKRRKNQLKKVCHIPAEGLSSDVWAWRKYGQKPIKGSPYPRGYYRCSSSKGCLARKQVERNKSDPGMFIVTYTAEHNHPVPTHRNSLAGSTRQKPLTPQTATAGSGSGSGDGDPAKAAASKPSCSSPGSLSNTTSPLTVKTDARVVEEDLGEDEEDEELGLSDMVMDDDFFTGLEELASPATGDCFPDHFASNFPLPWLASSAATAASGS, encoded by the exons ATGGACGACGATTGGGATTTGCATGCGGTGGTGAGGGGCTGCTCCGCCAATAACGCGGCTGCGACGACTGCGAGCGCGGCCGTTGTGGCGGCGGATCTCCGCCCTAGGGCTTGGTTCCCGGCTTTCGGAGCGGAACAAGATAGCCGGTTCGTCTCGTTTCCGGACCCCTTTGAAGCAAGATTGAACGCCGTTGAAGAATTGCAAGAACTCTGCAAGCCCTTCTTCACCAAATCTCAGCCGCCTCTGTCCCCGCAGAACATCTCCTTCTCGCCCCCTCCACTCATTAGTCTCGGAGCTTTGAAAGATCAAACACCACCGCTGGCACCGCCTCCGCCACCACCACCGCCGCAATTGCAAAAGCAGCGGCCCAAGCAGTTCAATGTTGCCCCCGGAACTACTGCTATTTCCACATCTGCTGCTTCAACTACCCATTCATCTCATCAGAGCAGTAATCGCCCAAAAAGAAG GAAGAACCAACTAAAGAAGGTTTGCCATATCCCAGCTGAAGGTTTGTCCTCAGACGTGTGGGCATGGCGAAAATACGGGCAAAAACCCATCAAAGGGTCTCCATATCCGAG GGGCTATTACAGATGTAGCAGCTCAAAGGGGTGCTTAGCCCGGAAACAAGTGGAGCGGAACAAATCCGACCCGGGAATGTTCATAGTCACATACACCGCGGAGCACAACCACCCAGTCCCCACCCACCGGAACTCTCTCGCCGGCAGCACCCGCCAGAAGCCCCTTACGCCCCAAACGGCGACCGCTGGCTCCGGCTCTGGCTCCGGAGATGGAGACCCCGCCAAGGCCGCTGCGAGCAAACCCTCTTGCTCTTCCCCTGGGAGCCTATCTAACACGACGTCGCCATTGACGGTGAAGACTGACGCCAGAGTTGTAGAAGAAGATTTGGGGGAAGACGAGGAGGACGAGGAGTTGGGTCTCTCGGATATGGTGATGGACGATGATTTCTTCACGGGTTTGGAAGAACTCGCTAGCCCCGCCACCGGAGATTGCTTTCCTGATCACTTTGCCTCTAACTTTCCCCTTCCGTGGTTAGCCAGCAGCGCCGCAACTGCCGCCAGTGGTAGCTGA